Proteins encoded within one genomic window of Nitrospirota bacterium:
- a CDS encoding F0F1 ATP synthase subunit delta gives MKLDIWTILFQIVNFAVLLFILQRLLYRPVREVMERRRQTVERNMQGAEKKQEEAEELQLQYRNKIEELERLKVETMETMKQKVEKERIRLMDKAREDARAEGERQKALFETEKRKMDTALREKAVEAAASFSMKMLSDLSNREIHRLTFERLFELVPEIASEMASATERRTKEGEETGGPLEVELVTAYPAEEEELSRLRRELTASLGRDVEIKATVDIGLIAGAKLRAEDKVYDSSLSGRVEALRRRLEQLQ, from the coding sequence GTGAAACTGGACATCTGGACCATCCTGTTTCAGATTGTAAACTTCGCAGTCTTGCTCTTCATACTCCAGCGGCTCTTGTACAGGCCGGTTAGAGAGGTCATGGAGCGGCGCAGGCAGACGGTTGAGCGGAACATGCAGGGGGCGGAGAAAAAGCAAGAGGAGGCCGAGGAGCTTCAGCTGCAGTATCGGAATAAGATCGAGGAGCTGGAGCGCCTGAAGGTGGAGACAATGGAGACCATGAAGCAGAAGGTGGAGAAGGAGCGCATCAGGCTAATGGACAAAGCCAGGGAAGACGCCCGGGCGGAGGGGGAAAGGCAGAAGGCGCTTTTTGAAACCGAAAAGCGGAAGATGGACACGGCCCTGAGAGAAAAGGCCGTGGAGGCGGCAGCGTCATTCTCTATGAAGATGCTTTCGGACCTTTCCAACCGCGAGATCCACAGGCTGACATTCGAAAGACTTTTTGAACTGGTTCCGGAAATAGCCTCCGAGATGGCCTCGGCCACTGAGCGAAGGACGAAAGAGGGAGAAGAGACGGGAGGCCCCCTCGAGGTAGAGCTCGTCACCGCTTACCCTGCCGAAGAAGAGGAACTTTCCCGTCTCCGCCGGGAGCTGACGGCCAGCCTTGGCCGCGATGTGGAGATAAAGGCCACCGTTGATATCGGGCTCATCGCGGGGGCGAAACTCAGGGCTGAAGACAAGGTCTATGACTCCTCCCTTTCGGGCCGGGTCGAGGCCCTTAGAAGAAGACTGGAACAGCTGCAGTGA
- the atpE gene encoding ATP synthase F0 subunit C, whose protein sequence is MSDMTVVLVASVFAAALAIAIGGYGPARALGEALKQGLDSMARQPESSAQIMRTLFVGMALIESIAIYAFVITLIILFANPLIDLIAR, encoded by the coding sequence ATGAGCGACATGACGGTAGTGTTGGTGGCTTCAGTTTTTGCGGCAGCGCTGGCTATTGCCATCGGCGGCTATGGGCCGGCCAGGGCACTGGGCGAAGCCCTCAAGCAGGGGCTCGATTCCATGGCCAGGCAACCGGAGTCTTCCGCGCAGATCATGCGTACATTGTTCGTGGGCATGGCACTTATCGAGTCTATCGCCATCTACGCCTTCGTGATCACCCTCATCATCCTGTTTGCCAATCCGCTCATCGACCTGATAGCCAGGTAA